In Armatimonadota bacterium, a genomic segment contains:
- a CDS encoding DUF4160 domain-containing protein, whose amino-acid sequence MAGRLSPRAIGLVMEWASIHKDELLKNWSLAESQLPLIRIEPLR is encoded by the coding sequence ATCGCAGGGAGGCTTAGCCCACGAGCTATTGGCTTAGTAATGGAGTGGGCAAGTATACACAAAGATGAACTACTAAAAAACTGGAGTTTAGCAGAATCTCAATTGCCTTTGATTCGGATAGAACCATTGAGGTAG
- a CDS encoding CoB--CoM heterodisulfide reductase iron-sulfur subunit B family protein, translated as MKYAYFPGCSLESTGKEFNESTRLVAEDLGIELIEIPDWNCCGATSAHSLDHKLSIALPARNLGIAESMGLDVIAPCAACYNRMRGAEVEMKENADLRDRINSDLEKPYTGKIGVKSALEVFTFPEVLEKVAEKTSRKLPGLKPACYYGCLLIRPPKVLGFDDPENPKSLDTAMEMVGAEPVEWYFKNECCGASFGIAKSDMVVKLVGDIISNAKKHGANCIVTACPLCMTNLEMRQAAVGKLRGEDLTMPIFYFTELLGLAMESQGVKKCFASHLVDVNPALDAIGREQAVLVES; from the coding sequence ATGAAATACGCATATTTCCCAGGCTGCAGCCTGGAATCGACAGGAAAAGAGTTCAATGAGAGCACCCGCCTGGTGGCGGAGGATTTGGGGATCGAACTGATCGAGATACCCGACTGGAACTGCTGCGGGGCTACATCCGCTCACAGCCTCGATCATAAGCTCAGCATAGCCCTGCCCGCCAGAAACCTCGGGATAGCGGAGAGCATGGGGCTGGATGTGATCGCGCCGTGTGCGGCGTGCTATAACCGCATGCGCGGCGCTGAGGTCGAGATGAAAGAAAATGCCGATCTCCGCGACCGGATCAATTCCGACCTGGAGAAGCCGTATACAGGCAAGATAGGCGTAAAATCGGCTCTGGAAGTGTTCACCTTCCCCGAAGTTCTCGAAAAGGTTGCCGAAAAGACCAGCCGAAAGCTACCTGGACTTAAACCTGCGTGCTATTATGGGTGTCTGTTAATTCGCCCGCCCAAGGTCCTGGGCTTTGATGATCCTGAAAACCCGAAGAGTCTGGATACGGCTATGGAGATGGTGGGCGCGGAGCCTGTCGAGTGGTATTTCAAAAATGAGTGCTGCGGCGCCAGCTTCGGCATCGCAAAGAGCGATATGGTGGTCAAACTCGTAGGCGATATTATCTCGAATGCCAAAAAGCATGGCGCGAACTGCATTGTTACAGCCTGCCCACTTTGTATGACCAATCTTGAGATGCGACAGGCAGCCGTAGGCAAACTCCGCGGCGAAGACCTGACTATGCCCATCTTCTACTTCACTGAGCTGCTGGGTCTGGCTATGGAGTCTCAGGGCGTGAAAAAGTGCTTCGCCAGCCATTTGGTGGATGTCAACCCTGCGCTGGATGCGATAGGCAGAGAACAAGCGGTTCTAGTTGAGAGTTGA
- the mazG gene encoding nucleoside triphosphate pyrophosphohydrolase, which yields MTQDRICDEWAKLVETVARLRGPDGCPWDRQQTHESLRKYAIEETYEVVEAIETGDQVKIEDELGDMLLQVLLHAQIASEAGQFDIAGVCKVIREKLQRRHPHVFADTQVSGVEDVLTNWDKIKHAEPGYEDRKSVLDGVPKSLPALMRAAKLSKKAAKTGFDWPDVHSIFDKVEEETHELKEAIASRDKAKVKEEIGDLLFTIVNVARHEEIDPEEALRAMLGKFRDRFTRIEDYARQAGCEISDLSLDEMDRIWDEAKTGNRQ from the coding sequence ATGACGCAAGACAGAATATGTGATGAATGGGCAAAACTGGTTGAGACTGTCGCCAGGCTGCGCGGACCGGACGGCTGCCCGTGGGACCGTCAGCAGACCCATGAGTCTCTTAGAAAGTACGCGATTGAGGAAACCTACGAGGTCGTCGAGGCAATTGAGACCGGCGATCAGGTAAAGATAGAAGACGAGCTTGGGGATATGCTCCTTCAGGTCCTTTTGCATGCTCAGATAGCAAGCGAAGCCGGGCAGTTCGACATTGCAGGAGTATGCAAAGTAATTCGCGAAAAGCTCCAGCGCAGGCATCCGCATGTATTTGCCGACACGCAAGTCTCTGGTGTCGAGGATGTGCTTACAAACTGGGACAAGATCAAGCATGCAGAGCCGGGCTATGAAGACAGGAAGTCTGTGCTCGACGGGGTGCCAAAGAGTTTACCTGCGCTTATGCGTGCTGCCAAGCTGAGCAAGAAAGCGGCTAAGACGGGTTTCGATTGGCCGGATGTGCATTCGATCTTTGACAAAGTCGAGGAAGAAACTCACGAACTAAAAGAAGCGATTGCAAGCAGAGACAAGGCCAAAGTCAAAGAAGAGATAGGCGATTTGCTTTTCACCATAGTGAATGTCGCCAGGCATGAAGAGATCGACCCGGAAGAGGCTCTCCGTGCGATGCTGGGTAAGTTTAGAGACCGGTTTACACGGATCGAGGATTATGCCAGGCAGGCTGGTTGTGAAATCTCAGACCTTTCCCTGGATGAGATGGACCGCATCTGGGATGAGGCAAAAACAGGTAACAGGCAATAG
- a CDS encoding FHA domain-containing protein → MQNVRISRLILLSVAGALAGLMIFLIMNPAMVKEETGNAVDSSSDVFISAVLLGASFAAMLGGILLVADELTSPPKRVIIKMATAVSIGAMAGTIAGMIGQLVFSAMAFTMSLLDLVIGRTIGWAVIGAGGGMGVGFAMGSWQRARMSMLGGLLGGAAGGFLFDMICFVTGGGSMSRFVGFILMGAATGAAVALVEDIAKQNWVTVLTGPKEGKSFILTKPTTTIGRDELADIPLFGDQSVAKQHAYLILQSNDVSVKSATGVTVNVNGTATQSSQLRDGDLLTVGRFNLRFHQKAGSYSSAPSAVGQPQQRWFDSQPQATPAPAQQTIVQPTAAGTLSLSVIGGPHMDQLFQFGPGLIKIGRESGCAMLLAQDTMVSRNHAEIVWDGAGWTVNDLGSTNGLWVRGQRVREHRLQIGDQIGVGQTVLRVDSI, encoded by the coding sequence ATGCAAAACGTACGCATTTCTCGCTTAATATTGCTCAGTGTCGCAGGCGCATTGGCCGGCCTGATGATCTTTCTGATTATGAACCCGGCAATGGTTAAGGAAGAGACAGGCAATGCAGTCGACAGTTCGAGTGATGTGTTTATCAGCGCGGTGCTGCTCGGCGCATCATTTGCTGCAATGCTCGGCGGTATTCTTCTCGTAGCTGATGAACTCACGTCACCACCCAAACGAGTCATTATCAAGATGGCGACTGCAGTGTCAATAGGCGCAATGGCAGGAACAATCGCCGGTATGATCGGTCAACTCGTATTTTCCGCAATGGCTTTTACTATGTCTTTGCTGGATCTTGTGATCGGCAGGACAATAGGCTGGGCAGTAATTGGCGCGGGTGGGGGAATGGGCGTCGGGTTTGCCATGGGGTCATGGCAGCGCGCACGAATGAGCATGCTCGGCGGTCTATTAGGCGGAGCGGCAGGCGGATTCCTGTTTGATATGATCTGTTTCGTGACCGGTGGCGGCAGTATGAGCCGTTTTGTAGGATTTATCCTGATGGGTGCTGCGACAGGCGCGGCGGTCGCCTTGGTCGAGGATATAGCCAAGCAAAACTGGGTCACTGTCCTCACCGGGCCAAAGGAGGGCAAGAGCTTTATCCTTACCAAACCGACCACCACTATTGGCCGCGACGAGCTGGCCGACATTCCTCTCTTTGGCGACCAGTCTGTGGCCAAACAGCACGCATACCTTATCCTTCAAAGCAATGATGTGAGTGTGAAGAGCGCGACTGGAGTCACTGTCAATGTGAACGGAACCGCGACACAATCGTCTCAGCTCAGGGACGGCGACCTGCTTACAGTTGGGCGGTTCAACCTCCGGTTTCATCAAAAAGCCGGTTCATATTCGAGTGCTCCAAGTGCAGTTGGGCAGCCTCAGCAGAGATGGTTCGATAGTCAGCCGCAAGCGACACCTGCACCTGCGCAGCAGACAATTGTCCAGCCGACGGCGGCAGGAACTCTATCTCTGTCTGTAATCGGTGGTCCGCATATGGATCAGTTGTTTCAGTTCGGACCTGGTTTGATTAAGATAGGTCGCGAGTCTGGATGTGCTATGCTTCTTGCGCAGGATACTATGGTCAGCCGAAACCATGCCGAGATCGTCTGGGATGGTGCGGGCTGGACTGTCAATGACCTCGGCAGCACAAACGGTTTATGGGTGAGGGGTCAGCGAGTGCGGGAGCACAGGCTGCAAATCGGCGATCAAATAGGTGTCGGCCAGACGGTGTTACGTGTGGACTCGATTTGA
- a CDS encoding BsuPI-related putative proteinase inhibitor — translation MIPRFLIIAILVLGSASIPAHEPNPGGLLQGVKTSTENNALGAPVEFTFAVRNATDIPITYTFPSSKQFDMWITLAGHEIFTLSKNQVYLQMVTTLTLDPGETRNFTATWDQKDDSGKEVGPGTYKVSAQLTPRGDKPPAVSAKFAIGKKTAALVPLTVKEVVKRAKEMESRMVQITGTFRGFQPDPNDQNTKGGPPVTRSDWAICDSTGCIYVTGKVALDPEKDIDTKISVTGRVNKTNKGQVYLVLESATVQK, via the coding sequence ATGATTCCACGGTTCCTGATTATAGCGATTCTTGTGCTTGGTTCGGCTTCGATCCCTGCGCATGAGCCGAATCCCGGCGGTCTGCTCCAGGGCGTCAAGACATCGACTGAGAATAATGCCTTGGGAGCGCCGGTTGAGTTTACATTCGCCGTCCGCAATGCCACAGATATACCCATCACATATACATTTCCCAGCAGTAAACAATTTGATATGTGGATTACTCTTGCAGGCCATGAAATATTTACTCTGAGTAAGAATCAAGTATATCTGCAAATGGTTACGACTCTCACACTCGATCCCGGCGAAACCAGGAACTTCACGGCCACATGGGATCAGAAAGACGATTCGGGCAAGGAAGTAGGGCCGGGGACCTACAAGGTCAGCGCTCAATTGACTCCAAGGGGCGATAAGCCGCCTGCTGTAAGCGCAAAGTTTGCAATCGGCAAGAAAACTGCCGCATTGGTTCCATTGACAGTAAAAGAGGTTGTTAAGCGGGCGAAAGAGATGGAGAGCCGGATGGTTCAAATCACCGGCACATTCAGAGGTTTCCAGCCTGATCCGAATGATCAGAACACTAAAGGCGGGCCTCCGGTAACCCGCAGCGACTGGGCTATTTGCGATTCTACCGGCTGCATATACGTCACCGGCAAAGTCGCGCTTGATCCCGAGAAAGACATCGATACAAAAATCAGTGTGACAGGCAGGGTTAATAAGACAAATAAGGGTCAGGTCTATCTTGTTTTAGAGAGCGCAACTGTTCAGAAATAG
- a CDS encoding universal stress protein, which translates to MIIEAREDTITLRGSIKNNIWPAIQAAAALLLENHPTGIIIDCSALVKITAKGAETFADAFRYIQERKARIVVAALSPESLEIGKEVPGVRSQLPIAATVAEARASLELEELIPERGKARLAAVVPMLGLWQSAVSHACRLAVGQSIEVHLVDLIKVPRSMPIGTPLPDRETRGRQRLEQGKALVSGMGFKVFEHVERVRAESAGLIEFVDQLGADYAVVSIDDSDPSVPRMDESDAMSLVEAAGFEVSLVKGASAENTAHARHTIVPAVGSWVHALEHACRLARGEGALITVVSLIVVPRTEPINAPRPDAEAAAADAARETSRIGKQYGVKVEHVIERVRDPVIGFMKMFDAGKIDLAVVGIMRETTGDYHVAHAIAQSLLQELPCETVFLRTGK; encoded by the coding sequence ATGATAATCGAAGCACGAGAAGATACAATAACTCTTCGCGGGAGCATAAAGAATAACATATGGCCTGCCATACAGGCTGCCGCTGCGCTGCTGCTGGAGAACCATCCTACCGGGATAATAATCGACTGCTCTGCGCTGGTAAAGATTACAGCCAAAGGAGCCGAAACATTTGCCGACGCATTCAGATATATTCAGGAGCGCAAAGCGCGCATAGTTGTTGCCGCGCTGTCTCCTGAGTCTCTGGAGATAGGCAAGGAAGTTCCCGGTGTAAGGTCACAGCTTCCAATCGCTGCTACTGTTGCCGAGGCGCGAGCATCACTTGAACTTGAGGAGTTGATACCCGAGCGTGGAAAAGCGAGGCTTGCGGCTGTGGTGCCGATGCTGGGTTTGTGGCAGAGCGCGGTCAGTCATGCCTGCAGGCTCGCCGTAGGTCAAAGCATTGAGGTGCACCTTGTCGACCTGATAAAAGTTCCCAGGTCCATGCCAATAGGCACTCCACTGCCTGACCGTGAGACCAGGGGCCGGCAGAGGCTGGAGCAGGGCAAGGCTCTTGTCTCGGGGATGGGGTTTAAGGTTTTCGAGCATGTGGAGCGCGTGAGGGCCGAGTCTGCGGGATTGATCGAGTTTGTAGACCAGCTTGGCGCGGACTATGCAGTCGTCAGTATTGATGATTCCGATCCATCTGTGCCGCGAATGGACGAATCGGATGCGATGTCTCTCGTTGAGGCTGCAGGTTTTGAAGTATCCCTCGTCAAGGGGGCGTCCGCTGAGAACACGGCGCATGCCAGACATACTATCGTGCCTGCGGTAGGCTCCTGGGTCCATGCTCTCGAACACGCTTGCAGACTGGCCAGGGGTGAGGGCGCATTGATAACTGTGGTCTCGCTGATAGTCGTGCCGCGGACAGAACCTATAAATGCTCCTCGGCCTGATGCCGAGGCTGCAGCCGCCGATGCCGCCAGAGAAACAAGCAGGATCGGCAAGCAGTATGGTGTCAAGGTGGAGCATGTCATCGAACGGGTGCGTGATCCTGTCATTGGTTTCATGAAGATGTTTGATGCGGGCAAGATCGACCTGGCCGTGGTTGGGATTATGAGGGAGACGACGGGCGATTATCATGTTGCCCATGCGATAGCTCAGAGCCTGCTGCAAGAATTGCCATGCGAGACTGTTTTCCTTCGCACCGGCAAATAG
- a CDS encoding 4Fe-4S dicluster domain-containing protein, with protein MLTSETKQDISPLGSPGSKIDLTFKRRIAEICGENVMSCYQCGECTAGCPAAFSMDIAPNQVMRMAQLGMKDEVLESSSIWLCAGCETCATRCPRGVALSKVMDACRQLAVKEGKHIKQPNVLKFHKEFLRQVTWHGRAHEIGLMGIYKVRSRDLFSDVFSGIQMFLKGKLGLIPSRVKGLAEVRGLFKK; from the coding sequence ATGTTGACTTCCGAGACAAAGCAGGACATATCCCCACTGGGTTCGCCCGGTTCCAAAATCGACCTCACGTTCAAGCGCAGGATCGCTGAGATTTGCGGTGAGAACGTTATGAGCTGCTATCAGTGCGGCGAATGCACTGCGGGATGCCCGGCGGCATTCAGCATGGACATCGCTCCCAATCAGGTGATGCGCATGGCTCAGCTCGGTATGAAAGACGAAGTGCTTGAAAGCTCTTCTATCTGGCTGTGCGCCGGATGCGAGACCTGTGCCACACGATGCCCGCGCGGTGTCGCGCTCTCCAAGGTAATGGATGCCTGCCGCCAGTTAGCCGTCAAAGAGGGCAAGCATATTAAGCAGCCGAATGTATTGAAGTTTCACAAAGAGTTTCTGAGGCAGGTGACCTGGCACGGCCGCGCTCACGAAATCGGCCTTATGGGTATCTACAAGGTCAGAAGTCGCGACCTTTTCTCGGACGTTTTCTCCGGTATCCAGATGTTTCTTAAGGGCAAGCTTGGCCTGATACCGAGCAGGGTGAAAGGGCTTGCCGAGGTCCGGGGTCTGTTTAAAAAGTAG
- a CDS encoding APC family permease codes for MFAFLRRLIFGAPLASSRAVHERLPKFLALPVFSSDAVSSVAYGPEEVLIALAVAGSMAWAVSWPIGICVAALVGIVSVSYRQTIFAYPHGGGSYIVSKENLGVRFGLVAAASILTDYVLTVAVSVAAGIQAIIAVFPDWSTYRVELCIIAVAIVAFANLRGLRESGALFAPPTYIFILCLYVLVAAGLFKVWVLHDVQKIVPASYVLPVLTPMSLFVILRAFSSGCSALTGIEAIADGVPAFKPPESKNAAATMTIMATLLGSLVLGITYLGHVYHALPGAFITEHSLKDLPNYQVLKDQTLVAQLVDHVFGRGWFYTLTQFATMAILVLAANTAFQDFPRLSSIIARDRFAPRQLTTIGDRLVFSNGITLLSLCAILLLIRFQGETTRLIPLYAVGVFISFTLSQWGMAARQYRLRKRQWQLHVGISLFGGIITCTVALVVGISKFVIGAWIAIVIIILLVMIFLKIHQHYITLGNQLRISEETFEEPVSVKSTAIVLTSGIHKGILPALEYARTLSHDCRALCIEIDPLETSLIRERWEMYGLGVPLVILESPYRSLIGPVLKYLEEAKKERPGHVITVVLPEFVPKKFWQKVLHGQSGLFLKIALMMMPGIVVTNVRYYLEK; via the coding sequence TTGTTTGCATTTCTCAGGCGCCTGATTTTTGGAGCACCGTTAGCAAGTTCACGAGCCGTACACGAGCGATTGCCGAAGTTTCTTGCGCTGCCGGTGTTTTCATCTGATGCCGTATCTTCGGTTGCATATGGTCCTGAGGAAGTTTTGATTGCTCTTGCGGTTGCAGGCAGCATGGCTTGGGCAGTTTCATGGCCGATCGGAATATGCGTAGCTGCGCTGGTTGGGATCGTGTCGGTATCATATAGGCAGACAATATTTGCATATCCGCACGGTGGCGGAAGTTATATCGTTTCCAAAGAGAACCTGGGTGTACGATTTGGCTTGGTAGCCGCCGCATCAATTCTTACAGACTATGTGTTAACGGTAGCGGTCAGCGTTGCAGCAGGAATCCAGGCTATTATCGCCGTTTTTCCGGATTGGAGCACATATCGGGTCGAGCTGTGCATTATTGCCGTGGCGATTGTAGCCTTTGCAAATTTACGAGGTCTCAGGGAATCAGGTGCGCTCTTTGCTCCGCCGACCTATATCTTTATATTGTGCTTGTATGTGTTGGTGGCTGCCGGCCTATTCAAAGTATGGGTTCTCCATGATGTGCAAAAAATCGTTCCGGCCAGTTATGTTCTTCCTGTGCTGACGCCTATGAGCCTGTTTGTAATACTCAGGGCATTTTCCAGCGGGTGTTCGGCGTTGACGGGGATAGAAGCCATTGCAGACGGTGTCCCTGCTTTCAAACCGCCTGAATCAAAAAACGCCGCTGCCACAATGACCATTATGGCGACTCTTCTGGGAAGTCTTGTGCTTGGAATCACGTATCTTGGTCACGTTTACCACGCTCTGCCGGGAGCGTTTATTACCGAGCATAGTCTTAAGGATCTTCCGAATTATCAAGTTCTAAAGGATCAAACGCTGGTCGCGCAGCTTGTGGACCATGTATTCGGCAGAGGATGGTTTTATACGCTGACCCAGTTTGCGACTATGGCAATTCTAGTGCTGGCTGCAAACACCGCATTTCAAGATTTTCCCAGGCTCAGCTCAATCATAGCGCGCGATCGTTTTGCGCCCAGGCAGTTGACTACTATAGGTGACCGGTTGGTTTTTAGCAACGGCATTACGCTGTTGAGTCTCTGCGCGATTTTGCTGCTGATCAGGTTTCAGGGCGAGACAACACGGCTGATACCGTTATATGCGGTCGGCGTATTTATCTCGTTTACTCTGTCGCAGTGGGGAATGGCTGCCAGGCAATATAGATTAAGGAAGAGACAGTGGCAACTTCATGTGGGGATAAGCCTGTTTGGAGGTATAATTACCTGCACAGTAGCTTTAGTTGTCGGCATTTCCAAGTTCGTGATTGGCGCATGGATAGCTATCGTCATTATCATTTTGCTCGTTATGATCTTCCTAAAGATTCACCAGCATTATATAACTTTGGGCAATCAGCTCAGGATCAGTGAGGAGACATTCGAGGAACCTGTGTCTGTTAAGTCGACGGCTATCGTGCTCACATCAGGTATACATAAAGGAATTCTTCCTGCGTTGGAATATGCTCGCACTCTTTCGCACGACTGCCGCGCGCTGTGTATCGAGATCGATCCGCTTGAGACATCTCTCATTCGCGAGCGATGGGAAATGTATGGTCTTGGTGTGCCTTTGGTGATTTTGGAATCGCCATACAGGTCACTGATCGGTCCGGTGCTTAAATATCTTGAGGAAGCGAAAAAGGAGCGCCCCGGTCATGTTATCACCGTGGTGCTGCCCGAGTTTGTGCCGAAGAAGTTTTGGCAAAAAGTGTTGCATGGCCAGTCCGGGCTGTTTTTGAAGATTGCGCTCATGATGATGCCGGGCATAGTAGTAACAAACGTACGCTACTATCTGGAGAAGTAA